In a genomic window of Strix aluco isolate bStrAlu1 chromosome 3, bStrAlu1.hap1, whole genome shotgun sequence:
- the PPP4R3B gene encoding serine/threonine-protein phosphatase 4 regulatory subunit 3B isoform X1, which yields MSDTRRRVKVYTLNEDRQWDDRGTGHVSSTYVERLKGMSLLVRAESDGSLLLESKINPNTAYQKQQDTLIVWSEAENYDLALSFQEKAGCDEIWEKICQVQGKDPSVEVTQDLIESEEEHIEEMPETSPLIDLPTCELNKLEEIADLVTSVLSSPIRREKLALALENEGYIKKLLQLFQVCENLENTEGLHHLYEIIRGILFLNKATLFEVMFSDECIMDVVGCLEYDPSLAQPKRHREFLTKTAKFKEVIPITDSELRQKIHQTYRVQYIQDIILPTPSVFEENFLSTLTSFIFFNKVEIVSMLQEDEKFLSEVFAQLTDEATDDDKRCELVNFFKEFCAFSQTLQPQNRDAFFKTLAKLGILPALEIVMGMDDLQVRSAATDIFSYLVEFSPSMVREFVMQEAQQSDDDILLINVVIEQMICDTDPELGGAVQLMGLLRTLIDPENMLATANKTEKSEFLNFFYNHCMHVLTAPLLANTSEDKCEKDAVVGSTKSNTICPDNYQTAQLLALILELLTFCVEHHTYHIKNYIMNKDLLRRVLVLMNSKHTFLALCALRFMRRIIGLKDEFYNRYITKGNLFEPVINALLDNGTRYNLLNSAVIELFEFIRVEDIKSLIAHIVENFYNALESIEYVQTFKGLKTKYEQEKDRQNQKLNSVPSILRSNRFRRDARALEEDEEMWFNEDEEEEGEAVVPPVEKSKQEDDFPDSYEKFMETKKAKESEDKENLPKRTSAGGFKFTFSHSASAANGANGANGKSVAAQTSPASSNGSSSKNTTLTTAVTAAKGSLVGLVDYPDDEDDDEEEETSPRKRPRLGS from the exons ATGTCGGACACCCGTCGGCGGGTGAAGGTCTACACCCTCAACGAGGATCGGCAATGGGACGACAGGGGCACCGGGCACGTCTCCTCCACCTACGTGGAGCGGCTGAAGGGGATGTCGCTGCTGGTGCGCGCCGAGTCGGACG GTTCACTACTGTTAGAATCGAAGATAAATCCAAATACTGCATATCAAAAACAGCAG GACACCCTGATTGTTTGGTCAGAAGCAGAAAACTATGATTTAGCACTGAGTTTTCAAGAAAAAGCTGGCTGTGATGAAATTTGGGAAAAAATCTGCCAG GTTCAAGGCAAGGATCCTTCAGTGGAAGTCACACAGGACCTTATTGAGTCAGAAGAGGAACACATAGAAGAAATGCCTGAAACTAGTCCTTTGATCGACCTTCCTACTTGTGAACTCAACAAACTTGAAGAGATTGCTGACCTAGTTACCTCTGTTCTCTCCTCACCCATCCGTAGAGAAAAGCTAGCGCTGGCCTTGGAGAATGAAGGCTATATTAAAAAACTATTACAGCTTTTCCAAGTCTGCGAGAATTTAGAGAACACCGAAGGCTTACATCATTTGTATGAAATTATTAGAGGAATTTTGTTCCTCAACAAAGCAACTCTGTTTGAGGTGATGTTTTCTGATGAGTGTATTATGGATGTTGTTGGATGCCTTGAGTATGATCCTTCTTTGGCTCAGCCAAAACGGCACAGGGAGTTCTTGACCAAAACAGCAAAATTTAAGGAGGTTATTCCTATAACAGACTCTGAACTCAGGCAAAAAATCCACCAGACTTACAGGGTACAGTATATTCAGGACATCATCTTGCCGACACCATCTGTTTTTGAAGAGAATTTTCTTTCTACCCtcacttcctttattttcttcaacaaaGTTGAGATTGTCAGTATGTTGCAG GAAGATGAGAAATTTTTGTCTGAAGTTTTTGCACAATTAACAGATGAAGCTACAGATGATGACAAACGGTGTGAATTG GTTAACTTTTTCAAGGAATTCTGCGCATTTTCTCAGACGTTACAACCTCAGAACAGAGatgcatttttcaaaactttgGCAAAGTTAGGAATTCTTCCAGCTCTTGAAATTGTAATG GGAATGGATGATCTGCAAGTTAGATCTGCTGCTACAGATATATTTTCTTATCTAGTAGAATTTAGTCCATCCATGGTCCGAGAATTTGTAATGCAAGAGGCCCAGCAGAGTGACGAT GATATCCTCCTCATCAATGTGGTCATTGAGCAGATGATCTGCGACACTGATCCTGAACTTGGGGGAGCTGTTCAGTTAATGGGGCTTTTGCGTACTCTGATAGATCCAGAGAATATGTTGGCCACAGCTAAT aaaacagaaaaaagtgaatttCTCAATTTCTTCTACAACCATTGTATGCATGTTCTTACTGCACCACTTCTGGCTAATACATCAGAAGATAAATGTGAAAAAg atGCAGTAGTTGGGTCCACTAAGAGTAATACCATTTGTCCTG ATAATTATCAAACGGCACAACTACTCGCCTTAATTTTGGAGCTGCTTACTTTCTGTGTGGAACACCACACGTATCACATCAAGAATTACATTATGAACAAAGATTTGTTAAGAAGAGTACTGGTCTTGATGAATTCGAAACACACGTTTCTGGCCTTGT GTGCTCTTCGCTTTATGAGGAGGATAATTGGCCTAAAAGATGAATTTTATAACCGTTATATCACCAAGGGAAACCTGTTTGAACCAGTTATAAATGCTCTGCTGGATAATGGAACTAGGTACAATCTGCTCAACTCTGCCGTGATTGAGCTGTTTGAATTCATCAGAGTG GAAGATATTAAGTCCCTTATTGCACATATAGTTGAAAACTTTTATAATGCACTTGAATCTATTGAATATGTTCAGACATTCAAGGGACTGAAGACAAAATATGAGCAAGAAAAAGACCGACAAAACCAGAAACTGAACAG TGTTCCATCTATATTGCGTAGCAATAGATTCCGCAGAGATGCAAGAGCCTTAGAGGAGGATGAAGAAATGTGGTTCAATGAAGACGAGGAGGAAGAAGGTGAAGCTGTTGTACCTCCGGTTGAGAAGTCAAAACAGGAGGATGATTTTCCAGATAGCTATGAAAAATTTATGGAAACTAAAAAAG CAAAGGAGAGTGAAGACAAAGAGAATCTTCCAAAAAGGACTTCAGCTGGGGGATTCAAATTCACTTTTTCCCACTCAGCCAGCGCAGCCAATGGTGCAAACGGTGCAAACGGTAAATCCGTGGCAGCTCAGACGTCACCAGCAAGCTCCAACGGCTCCTCGTCAAAGAACACAACCCTGACCACGGCGGTGACGGCCGCGAAG GGAAGTCTAGTTGGCCTAGTGGATTATCctgatgatgaagatgatgatgaagaggaggagacaTCTCCACGGAAAAGACCTCGTCTGGGTTCATAA
- the PPP4R3B gene encoding serine/threonine-protein phosphatase 4 regulatory subunit 3B isoform X2 translates to MSDTRRRVKVYTLNEDRQWDDRGTGHVSSTYVERLKGMSLLVRAESDGSLLLESKINPNTAYQKQQDTLIVWSEAENYDLALSFQEKAGCDEIWEKICQVQGKDPSVEVTQDLIESEEEHIEEMPETSPLIDLPTCELNKLEEIADLVTSVLSSPIRREKLALALENEGYIKKLLQLFQVCENLENTEGLHHLYEIIRGILFLNKATLFEVMFSDECIMDVVGCLEYDPSLAQPKRHREFLTKTAKFKEVIPITDSELRQKIHQTYRVQYIQDIILPTPSVFEENFLSTLTSFIFFNKVEIVSMLQEDEKFLSEVFAQLTDEATDDDKRCELVNFFKEFCAFSQTLQPQNRDAFFKTLAKLGILPALEIVMGMDDLQVRSAATDIFSYLVEFSPSMVREFVMQEAQQSDDDILLINVVIEQMICDTDPELGGAVQLMGLLRTLIDPENMLATANKTEKSEFLNFFYNHCMHVLTAPLLANTSEDKCEKDAVVGSTKSNTICPDNYQTAQLLALILELLTFCVEHHTYHIKNYIMNKDLLRRVLVLMNSKHTFLALCALRFMRRIIGLKDEFYNRYITKGNLFEPVINALLDNGTRYNLLNSAVIELFEFIRVEDIKSLIAHIVENFYNALESIEYVQTFKGLKTKYEQEKDRQNQKLNSVPSILRSNRFRRDARALEEDEEMWFNEDEEEEGEAVVPPVEKSKQEDDFPDSYEKFMETKKASAANGANGANGKSVAAQTSPASSNGSSSKNTTLTTAVTAAKGSLVGLVDYPDDEDDDEEEETSPRKRPRLGS, encoded by the exons ATGTCGGACACCCGTCGGCGGGTGAAGGTCTACACCCTCAACGAGGATCGGCAATGGGACGACAGGGGCACCGGGCACGTCTCCTCCACCTACGTGGAGCGGCTGAAGGGGATGTCGCTGCTGGTGCGCGCCGAGTCGGACG GTTCACTACTGTTAGAATCGAAGATAAATCCAAATACTGCATATCAAAAACAGCAG GACACCCTGATTGTTTGGTCAGAAGCAGAAAACTATGATTTAGCACTGAGTTTTCAAGAAAAAGCTGGCTGTGATGAAATTTGGGAAAAAATCTGCCAG GTTCAAGGCAAGGATCCTTCAGTGGAAGTCACACAGGACCTTATTGAGTCAGAAGAGGAACACATAGAAGAAATGCCTGAAACTAGTCCTTTGATCGACCTTCCTACTTGTGAACTCAACAAACTTGAAGAGATTGCTGACCTAGTTACCTCTGTTCTCTCCTCACCCATCCGTAGAGAAAAGCTAGCGCTGGCCTTGGAGAATGAAGGCTATATTAAAAAACTATTACAGCTTTTCCAAGTCTGCGAGAATTTAGAGAACACCGAAGGCTTACATCATTTGTATGAAATTATTAGAGGAATTTTGTTCCTCAACAAAGCAACTCTGTTTGAGGTGATGTTTTCTGATGAGTGTATTATGGATGTTGTTGGATGCCTTGAGTATGATCCTTCTTTGGCTCAGCCAAAACGGCACAGGGAGTTCTTGACCAAAACAGCAAAATTTAAGGAGGTTATTCCTATAACAGACTCTGAACTCAGGCAAAAAATCCACCAGACTTACAGGGTACAGTATATTCAGGACATCATCTTGCCGACACCATCTGTTTTTGAAGAGAATTTTCTTTCTACCCtcacttcctttattttcttcaacaaaGTTGAGATTGTCAGTATGTTGCAG GAAGATGAGAAATTTTTGTCTGAAGTTTTTGCACAATTAACAGATGAAGCTACAGATGATGACAAACGGTGTGAATTG GTTAACTTTTTCAAGGAATTCTGCGCATTTTCTCAGACGTTACAACCTCAGAACAGAGatgcatttttcaaaactttgGCAAAGTTAGGAATTCTTCCAGCTCTTGAAATTGTAATG GGAATGGATGATCTGCAAGTTAGATCTGCTGCTACAGATATATTTTCTTATCTAGTAGAATTTAGTCCATCCATGGTCCGAGAATTTGTAATGCAAGAGGCCCAGCAGAGTGACGAT GATATCCTCCTCATCAATGTGGTCATTGAGCAGATGATCTGCGACACTGATCCTGAACTTGGGGGAGCTGTTCAGTTAATGGGGCTTTTGCGTACTCTGATAGATCCAGAGAATATGTTGGCCACAGCTAAT aaaacagaaaaaagtgaatttCTCAATTTCTTCTACAACCATTGTATGCATGTTCTTACTGCACCACTTCTGGCTAATACATCAGAAGATAAATGTGAAAAAg atGCAGTAGTTGGGTCCACTAAGAGTAATACCATTTGTCCTG ATAATTATCAAACGGCACAACTACTCGCCTTAATTTTGGAGCTGCTTACTTTCTGTGTGGAACACCACACGTATCACATCAAGAATTACATTATGAACAAAGATTTGTTAAGAAGAGTACTGGTCTTGATGAATTCGAAACACACGTTTCTGGCCTTGT GTGCTCTTCGCTTTATGAGGAGGATAATTGGCCTAAAAGATGAATTTTATAACCGTTATATCACCAAGGGAAACCTGTTTGAACCAGTTATAAATGCTCTGCTGGATAATGGAACTAGGTACAATCTGCTCAACTCTGCCGTGATTGAGCTGTTTGAATTCATCAGAGTG GAAGATATTAAGTCCCTTATTGCACATATAGTTGAAAACTTTTATAATGCACTTGAATCTATTGAATATGTTCAGACATTCAAGGGACTGAAGACAAAATATGAGCAAGAAAAAGACCGACAAAACCAGAAACTGAACAG TGTTCCATCTATATTGCGTAGCAATAGATTCCGCAGAGATGCAAGAGCCTTAGAGGAGGATGAAGAAATGTGGTTCAATGAAGACGAGGAGGAAGAAGGTGAAGCTGTTGTACCTCCGGTTGAGAAGTCAAAACAGGAGGATGATTTTCCAGATAGCTATGAAAAATTTATGGAAACTAAAAAAG CCAGCGCAGCCAATGGTGCAAACGGTGCAAACGGTAAATCCGTGGCAGCTCAGACGTCACCAGCAAGCTCCAACGGCTCCTCGTCAAAGAACACAACCCTGACCACGGCGGTGACGGCCGCGAAG GGAAGTCTAGTTGGCCTAGTGGATTATCctgatgatgaagatgatgatgaagaggaggagacaTCTCCACGGAAAAGACCTCGTCTGGGTTCATAA